A region from the Pseudomonas sp. KU26590 genome encodes:
- the infB gene encoding translation initiation factor IF-2, translating to MTQVTVKELAKTVDTPVERLLQQMREAGLPHDAAEQVVTDIEKQALLTHLKSGHKAKVEEPRKITLQRKTTSTLRVAGSKSISVEVRKKKVFVQRSPEEIEAERKRELDERRAVENAARQKAEEESRQRAEEARSQPSSGAQATDAVAAPAPAPQAAEPARETPAAAPAAPVADRKKDEQRRPDKPRNDDNNRRSGGGGDGDRKNAPHRASVKEKAPTPRVAPRTTDEESDGFRRGGRGKAKLKKRNAHGFQSPTGPVVRDVQIGETISVGDLANQMSVKAAEIIKFMFKLGTPATINQVLDQETAQLVAEELGHKVTLVSDTALEDSLAESLKFEGETFSRAPVVTVMGHVDHGKTSLLDYIRRAKVAAGEAGGITQHIGAYHVETERGMVTFLDTPGHAAFTAMRARGAKATDIVILVVAADDGVMPQTIEAVQHAKAAGVPLVVAVNKIDKPGADLDRIRSELSVHGVTSEEWGGETPFVSVSAKMGTGVDELLEAVLLQAEVLELMATPSAPGRGVVVESRLDKGRGPVATVLVQDGTLRQGDMVLVGSNYGRVRAMLDENGKPIKEAGPSIPVEILGLDGTPDAGDEMSVVADEKKAREVALFRQGKFREVKLARAHAGKLENIFENMGQAEKKTLNIVLKSDVRGSLEALNGALNGLGNDEVQVRVVGGGVGGITESDANLALASNAVLFGFNVRADAGARKIVEQEGLDMRYYNVIYDIIEDVKKALTGMLGSDVRENILGIAEVRDVFRSPKFGAIAGCMVIEGVVFRNRPIRVLREDIVIFEGELESLRRFKDDASEVRAGMECGIGVKSYNDVKVGDKIEVFEKVQVARSL from the coding sequence ATGACGCAAGTCACGGTGAAAGAACTGGCCAAGACGGTCGACACACCGGTAGAGCGCCTGTTACAGCAGATGCGTGAGGCAGGTTTGCCGCACGACGCCGCCGAGCAAGTTGTGACCGATATTGAAAAACAAGCCCTGTTGACGCACTTGAAAAGCGGTCACAAGGCCAAGGTGGAAGAGCCGCGCAAGATCACTTTGCAGCGCAAGACCACCAGTACCCTGCGCGTTGCTGGCAGCAAAAGCATCAGCGTTGAAGTACGCAAAAAGAAAGTCTTTGTTCAGCGCAGCCCGGAAGAAATCGAAGCCGAACGCAAGCGCGAGCTGGATGAACGTCGTGCGGTAGAAAATGCCGCTCGTCAAAAGGCTGAAGAAGAATCCCGTCAGCGTGCTGAAGAAGCGCGCAGTCAGCCTTCGTCTGGTGCGCAGGCTACTGACGCCGTTGCGGCGCCGGCACCTGCACCGCAAGCTGCCGAGCCAGCTCGGGAAACTCCGGCTGCGGCACCTGCTGCGCCAGTCGCCGATCGCAAGAAAGACGAACAGCGTCGCCCTGACAAGCCACGCAACGATGACAACAATCGTCGCAGCGGCGGCGGTGGTGACGGCGATCGCAAGAACGCCCCGCATCGTGCATCGGTCAAGGAAAAGGCACCAACGCCACGCGTTGCTCCTCGTACTACCGACGAAGAAAGCGATGGCTTCCGTCGTGGTGGTCGCGGCAAGGCCAAGCTGAAAAAACGCAACGCCCACGGTTTCCAGAGCCCAACCGGTCCTGTCGTGCGTGATGTGCAAATCGGCGAGACCATCTCTGTTGGCGACCTCGCCAATCAGATGTCGGTCAAGGCGGCTGAAATCATCAAGTTCATGTTCAAACTGGGTACTCCAGCGACCATCAACCAGGTGCTTGATCAGGAAACTGCTCAACTGGTAGCCGAAGAACTGGGCCACAAAGTGACCCTGGTCAGCGACACTGCCCTGGAAGATTCCCTGGCCGAGTCCCTGAAGTTTGAAGGTGAGACGTTCTCCCGTGCGCCAGTTGTGACCGTAATGGGCCACGTTGACCATGGTAAGACATCGCTGCTCGACTACATCCGTCGTGCCAAGGTAGCTGCTGGCGAAGCCGGCGGTATCACCCAGCACATCGGTGCTTACCACGTTGAAACCGAACGCGGCATGGTCACCTTCCTCGATACCCCGGGTCATGCTGCGTTTACCGCAATGCGTGCTCGTGGTGCCAAGGCTACCGACATCGTGATTCTGGTTGTCGCTGCAGACGACGGCGTCATGCCGCAGACCATCGAAGCCGTGCAACACGCCAAGGCTGCCGGTGTTCCGCTGGTTGTTGCCGTTAACAAGATCGACAAGCCGGGCGCTGATCTGGACCGTATCCGCAGTGAACTGTCCGTTCACGGCGTGACGTCCGAAGAGTGGGGCGGTGAAACGCCTTTCGTCTCGGTCTCCGCGAAGATGGGTACTGGTGTTGACGAGCTGCTCGAAGCCGTTCTGCTGCAGGCCGAAGTTCTGGAATTGATGGCAACGCCGTCGGCTCCGGGTCGTGGTGTTGTTGTTGAATCGCGTCTGGACAAGGGCCGTGGCCCGGTTGCTACTGTTCTGGTTCAGGACGGTACGCTGCGTCAGGGCGACATGGTTCTGGTTGGCTCTAACTACGGTCGCGTTCGGGCAATGCTCGACGAGAACGGCAAGCCAATCAAGGAAGCCGGTCCTTCGATCCCTGTCGAGATTCTCGGCCTGGACGGTACGCCGGATGCCGGCGATGAGATGAGCGTGGTTGCCGACGAGAAGAAAGCCCGTGAAGTGGCTCTGTTCCGTCAAGGTAAGTTCCGCGAAGTCAAACTGGCTCGTGCTCACGCCGGCAAGCTGGAAAACATCTTCGAGAACATGGGCCAGGCAGAGAAGAAGACGCTCAACATCGTCCTCAAATCTGACGTCCGTGGTTCTCTCGAAGCGTTGAACGGCGCCTTGAACGGCCTGGGTAACGACGAAGTGCAAGTGCGCGTAGTGGGCGGCGGTGTCGGTGGTATCACCGAAAGCGACGCCAACCTGGCACTGGCCTCCAACGCTGTACTGTTCGGCTTCAACGTGCGTGCCGATGCTGGCGCGCGCAAGATCGTCGAGCAGGAAGGTCTGGATATGCGTTACTACAACGTCATCTACGACATCATCGAAGACGTCAAGAAGGCCCTCACCGGCATGCTTGGCAGCGACGTTCGGGAGAACATCCTGGGTATCGCTGAAGTCCGCGACGTGTTCCGCTCGCCGAAATTCGGCGCGATCGCAGGTTGCATGGTCATCGAAGGCGTTGTCTTCCGTAACCGTCCAATCCGTGTACTGCGTGAAGACATCGTTATCTTCGAAGGCGAGCTGGAATCTCTGCGTCGCTTCAAGGATGACGCTTCCGAAGTACGTGCTGGCATGGAATGCGGTATCGGCGTCAAGAGCTACAACGACGTCAAGGTCGGTGACAAGATCGAAGTCTTCGAGAAGGTCCAAGTGGCTCGCAGCCTCTAA
- the truB gene encoding tRNA pseudouridine(55) synthase TruB, with the protein MAQVKRIRRNVSGIILLDKPLGFTSNAALQKVRWLLNAEKAGHTGSLDPLATGVLPLCFGEATKFSQYLLDSDKGYETLMQLGKTTTTADAEGDVLQTRPVTVGRSDIEAVLPAFRGNISQIPPMYSALKRDGQPLYKLARAGEVVEREPRSVTIARLELLACEGETARLAVDCTKGTYIRTLVEDIGEKLGCGAYVAQLRRTQAGPFTLAQTVTLEELEAVHAEGGNEAVDRFLMPSDSGLLDWPLLQFSEHSSFYWLHGQPVRAPDAPKFGMVRVQDHEGRFIGIGEVSEDGRIAPRRLIRSE; encoded by the coding sequence GTGGCTCAGGTCAAGCGTATTCGCCGTAATGTCAGCGGGATCATCCTGCTCGACAAGCCGCTGGGCTTCACGTCCAACGCCGCGCTGCAAAAAGTGCGCTGGTTGCTCAACGCAGAAAAAGCCGGCCATACGGGCAGTCTCGATCCGCTGGCAACCGGCGTGCTGCCGTTGTGCTTCGGTGAGGCGACAAAGTTTTCCCAGTACCTGCTCGATTCCGACAAGGGTTATGAAACCCTGATGCAGCTCGGCAAGACCACCACCACGGCCGACGCCGAGGGTGATGTTCTGCAGACGCGGCCTGTGACCGTTGGTCGCTCTGATATCGAAGCGGTGCTTCCGGCATTTCGCGGGAATATCAGTCAGATACCGCCAATGTACTCCGCCCTCAAGCGGGACGGTCAGCCGTTGTACAAGCTGGCCCGGGCTGGGGAAGTGGTGGAGCGCGAACCGCGTTCTGTTACTATTGCGCGCCTGGAATTATTGGCGTGTGAAGGTGAGACCGCTCGTTTGGCTGTCGACTGTACCAAAGGCACCTATATTCGTACCCTCGTGGAAGATATCGGTGAAAAGCTGGGCTGCGGTGCTTACGTTGCTCAGCTGCGTCGCACCCAGGCGGGCCCTTTCACTCTGGCCCAGACGGTAACGCTGGAAGAACTGGAAGCGGTGCATGCCGAAGGCGGGAACGAAGCGGTTGATCGCTTCCTGATGCCATCGGACAGTGGGCTGCTGGATTGGCCGCTGCTGCAGTTCTCCGAGCACAGTTCGTTTTACTGGCTGCATGGCCAGCCAGTGAGAGCCCCCGATGCGCCGAAGTTTGGCATGGTGCGGGTGCAGGATCATGAAGGACGCTTCATCGGGATCGGTGAAGTGAGTGAAGACGGGCGCATTGCGCCGCGTCGACTGATTCGGTCAGAGTGA
- the rbfA gene encoding 30S ribosome-binding factor RbfA, whose product MAKEYSRTQRIGDQMQRELAQLIRREIKDPRVGLVTITAVDVSRDVGHAKIFMTVMGQDSAEEIAQSIKVLNAAAGFLRMQLAREMKLRSVPQLHFHYDESVARGAHLSALIERAVAEDGQHQTAPKQDGPEE is encoded by the coding sequence ATGGCAAAAGAATACAGCCGTACCCAACGTATCGGCGATCAGATGCAGCGTGAGCTGGCACAGCTGATCCGTCGTGAAATCAAAGATCCCCGCGTGGGGCTGGTCACCATCACCGCCGTCGATGTCAGCCGTGACGTCGGCCACGCGAAAATCTTCATGACCGTGATGGGTCAGGACAGCGCCGAAGAAATCGCGCAGTCGATCAAGGTGCTCAATGCTGCTGCAGGCTTCCTGCGCATGCAGCTGGCGCGTGAGATGAAGCTGCGCAGCGTTCCGCAACTGCATTTCCATTACGATGAAAGCGTTGCCCGTGGCGCGCATTTGTCGGCATTGATTGAGCGTGCAGTGGCTGAAGATGGTCAGCACCAAACCGCACCCAAGCAAGACGGTCCGGAGGAATAA